From Vogesella sp. XCS3, the proteins below share one genomic window:
- the rpoE gene encoding RNA polymerase sigma factor RpoE: protein MSDRELDQQLVERAQRGEKRAFDLLVSKYQRRLSRLLSRFIRDSADIEDVTQEAFVKAYRALPSFRGESAFYTWLYRIGINTAKNFLTSAGRRPVVSAEFEDEDGESLDMASQIPDHHTPEAEMMNQQILSAVNAAVERLPEELRTAISLREMEGLSYEEIASAMNCPIGTVRSRIFRAREAIATELRPLLDTAKNKRW, encoded by the coding sequence ATGAGTGATCGTGAACTCGACCAGCAGCTGGTGGAGAGGGCGCAGCGTGGTGAAAAGCGTGCTTTCGACCTGCTGGTGTCGAAGTATCAGCGGCGATTGTCGCGCCTGTTGTCGCGCTTTATTCGTGACTCGGCCGATATCGAGGACGTGACGCAGGAGGCGTTTGTCAAAGCCTACCGCGCGCTGCCCTCGTTTCGTGGCGAGAGTGCTTTTTACACCTGGCTCTACCGTATTGGTATCAATACGGCGAAGAATTTCCTGACCTCTGCCGGCCGCCGGCCAGTGGTCAGCGCGGAGTTCGAGGATGAGGATGGCGAGAGTCTGGATATGGCTAGCCAGATACCGGACCACCACACCCCGGAAGCCGAGATGATGAATCAGCAGATACTCTCTGCCGTGAATGCGGCGGTGGAGCGTTTGCCTGAGGAGTTGCGCACAGCGATTAGCCTGCGAGAAATGGAAGGCTTGAGCTATGAGGAAATTGCCAGCGCAATGAATTGCCCGATAGGCACGGTGCGCTCACGGATTTTCCGTGCGCGTGAAGCAATCGCGACCGAGTTGCGTCCTTTGCTGGATACAGCCAAGAACAAAAGATGGTGA
- a CDS encoding sigma-E factor negative regulatory protein: MKETLSSLMDGELSDKDAAQAMQMLGNDDQLKAAWQEYHLIGDALRGNALLQVDVREQVSVALQAEPTVLAPRNLARKPARPVARFALAASVAMAGVVGWYSWQGQQAGDPALMAQAVPTPSAQVQVVNAANQSYLDAHQDISLSDGLARASLVQPAAKGLH; this comes from the coding sequence ATGAAAGAAACCCTTTCTTCCCTGATGGATGGCGAACTGAGCGACAAGGACGCCGCTCAGGCCATGCAAATGCTGGGTAACGACGACCAGCTCAAGGCCGCCTGGCAGGAATATCACCTGATTGGTGATGCCCTGCGTGGCAATGCCCTGCTACAGGTGGACGTGCGCGAACAGGTATCGGTAGCACTGCAGGCCGAGCCTACCGTGCTGGCGCCACGTAACCTGGCGCGCAAGCCGGCCAGGCCGGTGGCACGCTTTGCCCTGGCGGCTTCGGTAGCGATGGCGGGCGTGGTGGGCTGGTACAGCTGGCAAGGCCAGCAGGCTGGCGATCCGGCCCTGATGGCGCAGGCGGTGCCCACGCCGAGTGCCCAGGTGCAAGTCGTGAATGCGGCCAACCAGTCTTATCTGGATGCGCATCAGGACATCAGCCTGAGCGATGGCCTGGCGCGTGCCAGCCTGGTGCAACCTGCGGCGAAAGGTCTGCATTGA